tgacctgagctgaaatcaagagtcggatgtttaatgGGCTGAGCCGCCCAGTCACCCTGAGAAACATAATTTCGAATACAATCTCTAAATACAATTGCTGAGACTGAGGGTGTGTGTTGTTGACGTTGCCGTATTGTCTGGAGCTACTATTGACCTTAGGTATGTGCTCAGTCCCTATGTGGCAACATGCAGCCTCTGGGATGTTGGTGCAGATGGTGTGGGGGCCCTGGGAGTTCCTCAAGCCTGGTCGGCAGGTTTGTGGATTGGTGGGGTCAACAGCTATGAGGCAGGTGCTCTAGGGTTCGTTCATTTAACAGCCAGGTCTTGAGCAGCTCTTATGTCCAGGATGAAGCTGATATATCTCTATCCTTACAGACCTCCCAGCCTGATAGGGAGACTGACCTGAAAACAAACCATGTGATACATACAGAGAGGGCAGCGAGGAATCACACTGGGGAAGTCAAGGAGGGCATCATGGAGGAGACAACTTGTAGCTCgagtgatggttagttttatgggTCAACTTACCTGGGCCAAGGGATGGCCAGACAGCTCGCaagacattatttctgggtgcATCTGTGAGGGTGtctccagaagagattagcatttgattcGGTAGGCTAAGTAAAGAGGATCGCCCTCCCCACTGTGGGTGGGCATCGCCCAACCTGTTGAGGGCTCTAAAAgagcaaaaaggcagaggaagaatggatttcctctcccttcttgaGCCGAGACAACAATCTTCTCTTCATGCTGGTCTGCCAGGGCAGGGCAAAGAGGAAGACAGCAAGGGGAGGCACAGAGTTTGGGGAAGATAGCCGAAAACGGGGACTTTTCAAGTGTTTATGACAcagggccaggctctgtgccaggaaggAGGGTTGGCAGCGGTGGCAGAGCCTGATTTGGAACCTGGCTCTGGTTCTGGGGCAGAAGGGACTGGTTGTCCAAGGCACATGCTCCCAGGTTTTCAGGACCCCCGAGGGCCTGGGGTCTcacactgttattttaaaaaaaagaaccatactTTTATTTGAGGATAGCTCAAAGAAATCATTTACAGAATGCCTTTTGTTTTCAAAGCACAGTTTTTCATAAAAAGCAATGTCCACCTTTAATACATGCTCTCGTACATAGCTGTGTGTTGGGGGCTGCCAAGGACCCTGGGAGCCCCGAGGCCTCAGGTGCCCTGGTGCTCAGTACTCCTCATTATCTTTGGAGTCGTCCTGGACCTGGTGGCGCACCTTTGAGGGCCGCGGGGTGGCTGGGGGTCCTGCGGGGGCCTGGGTCAGGTTCACCCAGCCAGGCCCACGAGGCAGCAGGTGGCTCTCATTGAGTCTGCAGACACGGTAGTTCTCGTAGTGGACGTTGTGGGTGATGTCCTTCAGGTCTTGGAGATGGGAgctgggagatgggcagaggtTCAGCCTGGGCCCCACCACAGCATCCCCTTGGGGTCCCTACAGCCCCCCGGGCTCCCTGCATCCTCACCGGATGAGCAGGTCTCTCAGGAGGGGAAACTCACAGTGCGCCATGTTCTCCACTGTAAGTAAGATAGGACACGGAGTGCTGGCCCTGCCCTGCTGTAAGTGTCCGCTGTATGCTGCATGCCCCCAATATCCACCACAACCTTTTCCCCACATTTCGCACTGTCTTATCCcacttcccattcattcattccttcattcactcattcattcattgctttGTCCCCGGCATCTGGTACAGGCAGCTCCTACATATAGTTGAATCAATGAATCCACTAATCATTTATTATTGTACACTTAATAATGACTACATtattacattacattatataccatatataccATGTATATTATATTCTTTTAGTAATTATATTGATAAATTGGAGGCTCAGGCCCTGGCTGGTCCGCCTTCACTTCCCAGTCTTCCCCGCAAGGAggcctccctctgcttccttggGTAGCACTGTCTCCCACCCCACTTTCTCCCAGCTGTCATTGTCTCATCAGCTCTATGGGGGCAAGAACCTTGCCAGTCCTGCTTTCATCGTAGCCCCTCAGGAACCACATATGgtctgcctggcacacagtaggcccacAGTACATTCTGGTGAATGCCCAGGGTGTCTTCTGGGTGCTGGGCATTGTGCAAAGCAGTGGTCTGCCCTATCCAACCACCCTCCATGTGCAGATGTGCAGTTCATCTACTGCACGAAAAGCAACTGGCTATGACGTTGATGTTGTCCTCATGCCCATTTTactgtgaggaaactgaggcacagagagttggGGAACTTGCCCGAGGCCTCCCAGCTGCAgagagggacttgatcccaggtctGTCTGTTTCCTGACTCCTGGCCCCGTGATGGGTGCTGAGGGTGCCAAACGCAGTCGGATGTGCCTGGCTTTTCACCCCTGCTTCACCTCCTCCTCTGCAAAGTCCCTGCACTGACCTTCAATGATGCCCCACTTGGTCTTCCGGCCCAGGACACACCTCCCATTCACCAGGTGCTCTCGGTCAGCCCCGACTACAGCAAAGGGGATCCGGTCCTGCAGGAGGAAACGAGACAGAAGGGTTGGCCCtgcctgggaggtggggagagaagtcGCTGAGGTGCGGTGGGAGAGAAGTCGCTGTGGTGTGGTGGGAGAGGCACACTGTCCTCTGTAGAGAGAAAAAGTGGTAGAAAGAGCACAGAGATCTAAAGACatggggcaactggctggctcagtggagtgtgcgactcttgatcttggggttgtgagtttgagccccacgttgggtgtacagattacttaaaaataaaatcttaaaaaaaaaagtcacaggatACACAATCTCATCAATggctcagtttattcatctgtaaagtgggagtcAGAATGGCACATACACAGGGCTTTGTGAATGTTCAGGAAGGTTACCCAGGGTCACATTAATAACATACTCTTGCCGATGGCCCTTCTCTTACCTGGGAAACAGGAACTGTGCCCACCTTCATCGGTTATCATGAGGGTTAAAAGACACAGCTTCGTAACCCAAGGCTTGGCAACCTACGGTGGGTGCACCGGATCGGGCCCACACCCGTTTTCGCACATGGACCGTCTGTTGGCACACAGCCTGTGCCTTCATCTCAGACTCTGGTTGAGGCTGCTTCTGTGCTGCAACAGCAGACCGCAGTGACCGTGCAGAGACCACGTGGCCCACAGAGTCTAACACCTTTACCATCTTCTGgccctttgcaaaaaaaaaaaagtttgccgaGCCCTGTTGAAAATTCTGGTTGTTCACTTGCTCGTGGCTGGAAGTGGAGACTCGAATCCCTAAACGGCAAAGTGCTGGCCTGGggggtttgtttttcatttctccaagAGTTAATTTGTGATGAGGAAACAACATGGATGCTAACGATAGCAAGTTGTCTGTTGCACGCTTGTTACGCGCCAGCCCTCAGTGAACGTCCCATGTCTGGATGATTTCTGAGATGTCGGATTTGTTCTCCTTGTACTTCCAGTTCTATTCGCAGGCCTcgagacagaaagcagaaggcAGTGGAGGTCGAGGCTCTCCGAGTGTTTCACAAGAAATCCTGTCTGTTGCCCcagtggggagaggaaagagggaacgTGTGGAGACATTGGGTACCAGCTGGGAAGCAGGGCCTCCATGTCCATCTGTGCGGTTTGTTCACTGCATAAAGACAACTGGCCTTGAGGCTGGGTAGGGCCGCCGCCGTGCAGGCTAGCTGGGTCCCCCGGGGAGGAAGTCAAGGCCTGGGGTTGGTGGATGATGAATCCCAGGCCTCACCAGGGTCCTTTGCAGGatccagacagacagacattggATGCACCACAAGGACAGCAAGGTGAGGGCTTGGAGTTGGAATTCACTTGATTTGGGGAAAAAGACGACACTAActatttttcccctctctccttttttgaaacagcttaaCTGAGATAGAATTCAcgtgccataaaattcaccctcttAAAGGTACCGTTCAGCAGCTTTAAAGGTCCAGTTCACAAGACtgtgcccccatccccaccatctAATTCCAGAGCACTTCACTGGCCCGAAATGAAACCCCACTCCTGTTAGCAGTCACTCCGCAACCCCCCTgaccccaagcccctggcaacaaccactaacctactttctgtctccatgggaTTTGCCTGGTGGGGACATTTCAGAACAGAATTATGTAATATTTAACCTTTTGCTGTCTAGCTCCTTTCACTTAACGTCATGTTCTCCAGGCCCATTGGTGTGGCGGcaggttttctttccttcttaaggctgaagaatattccattgtgtggacacACCATGCGTGTTTATCCCTTCATAAGTTAATAAGACATGTGCATTATTTCCCCTCTTTGACTACGGCAAATATTTCTGCCAGGAACATCTGTGTACACGCTTTTATGTGAACGTAGGTGTTCATTTTCTcttgggagtggaattgctgctGGGTACTCCGCTAACTTCGTGTTTAACCTTCAGAGGgactgccagattgttttccgTTTGACCTTCCCGCCAGCAGTGTGTGCAAGTTCAACTTtgccacatcctcaccagcacccaGGATTGCCTGTCATTTTGATTGCAGCCATCCTAGGGGGTGTGAAGTGGCATCCCGTGGTTTCGATGGGCGTTTCCTTTATGACGGGTGATATCGAACTGACATCTTTTTGTGAGTGTATTGGCCATCTGTTCAAATTCTCTGGGGAAATGTCCCTTCAAAACCTTtgcccgggggcgcctgggtggctcactcggttgagcgtccgactcttgagctcagctcaggtcttgatctcagggtcgtgagttcaagccccgcattgggctccacactgagtgaggagtcaacataaacaaacaaacaaacaaacaaaacctttgcccatttctaaattggttatttatcttttattgttgatttgtaagagttctttatatttttaggatACAAGTCCCTATCAGAGATATTTGCaagcattttctcccattctgtgagtttttttttttaatgttttatttatttattcatgagagtcagagagagagagagagagaggcagaggcagagggagaagcaggctccccgcctagcagggagcccgatgcgggactcgatcccgggactccaggatcatgacctgagctgaaggcagttgcttaaccaactgagccacccaggcgccccattctgtgagttgttgATATGACCCATTCCTTGCTCACTTTTTGAGTTTGTGGATGTATGGAGATTCATACCTGCTAGGAGTATGTGAACTTCCCACCTGCCCTGCGCTGTAGAGAGAGATGAATCTTCAGATGGGAAGGATGAGTGGAGAGAAAACCACCCAGCCTTGGTCACACCAGCCTGCCCACCCCGTCATGGCCTCCTACCCGGATCTTGCTGTTGAGGATCCTGTCGTTGATGTCCTCATCAAAGCATTTCTGCGGGTACACGTCGATGCAGTGAGTCCTCAGATTGTGCTGGATCTGGGGACGCAGGTGACCACATCTCATCCTGTGCACTCTGCCTCCTCCTTGCCCCCACTGACCCCATCACCCTGGGCGCCCAGATCACCCTGCGCCTGAAGGTCTCTCGCTCCTCAATGGTCAGGCTGTCGGCCCGGGCAATCACAGGCACTACGTTCACGGTCCGGCATAGCCGCTGTAGGAACTCAATGTCCAGGGGCCGCAGGCTGCGgcaatgatggtggtgatggcagtGGTGAGTATGTGAGTGAGGGGGTGCCAGCCCACAGCCCACGCCAggggtctcctcctcctcctcctcctgctctctgccccGGGCAGGGGGCCCTCCCCCAGCAGGCCCAGCCACCTCACCAGTGCCCGGTGGGCGGCACGAAGTATACACAGCAGTGCACCCGGGTGTCGGGGATGTGGCGCTGGCGGGTGATGAGGATCTCCTCCTGCAGGTACCGCTCATACTGTTCATTGATGTAGCCCAGGATGGGGTCCCAGCTGGGGCAGCAGACGGATCCGACCTCAGAGCCCCACCCCTGGgagccccaccccatccccctgctAGGAAGACCAATCGCCCTGGTTGGCCCAGGACATAGGACTTTCAGTCCTGCACAACCCAAGGCCCTTGGTTACCCAGCACCCTCCTCCTACTCCCCTGAATCATCTGAGAGGCCCCCTGCCATTCTCAAGCTGGGGCCTCAGCTTCCCTGTTCCTAAAATGGGGACGAGAAGGGCTGTGGTATTGAAAGAGATGAATTGTCACAGCCTGGTTCAAACCACCGTGGACGCTCGCCCCATTGCCACAAGGATCTCCTGAGTCCTCTCCCTTCGTCCCTTCTGCCCCTGCCGGGCTATTGTCAACACAGCACCCCAAAAGATCCTTTTACAAACAGGAGTCAGAGCACATCCCTTTTCGCCTCAGCCTGAGGTGGCTGACagaaagccaaagtccttacgTTGCACTACCAGGCCCTACATCATCCCGCTGTTGCTTCCTGtctgtcctctcctcctccttttcctgccCTTCACACACCGCCAGCCACACCAGCCTTCCACCAACAAACCCACCTCGGGGCCTGTGCCCGAGCCACTCTGCATTGCACGCTCTCCCCCGCATGAGCACACAGCTCCCTCTCTCATCTCCTGGCAGTCTGCCCAAGTGTTCTCCTTATCTGGGAGGCCTTGCTTGACCACTCTGCTTAAAATCGCAAGCCCCCCGACAGCTCCCTACCCCTTTCATGCTCAGAAACGTCctgcttgaggggcgcctgggtggctcagtcgttaagcgtctgccttcggctcgggtcatgatcccagggtcctgggatcgagccccgcatcgggctccccgctccgcgggaagcctgcttctccctctcccactccccctgcttgtgttccctctctcgctgtctctctctgtcaaataaataaataaaatctttaaaaaaaaaaaaaaaaaaaacgtcctGCTTGGATGACACAGTTGAGGCTCACCCTACGTATAACTGATTTATTGTGCTCattgccctcccccgccccccgccccacaacAGTGTAAATTTCGTGTAGAcgatgttcatctgttttgttcactgctgtatccctgaGACTAGAACAGACCTTGCACACAGGACTTGCTCTATGAAGCACCGTGTGCAGGGCTGGCTCCCCGGGAGTGCAGACGGAGCAGTCCCGCAGCCTCCGTGCTTTGGAGGGCCTGCACTTCGTTGAATGTTCTGGGGTGGTGGTTTGACAATTCTTCATACTTTTTTGAACAAGGAGACCCACATTTTCATCTCATTGGGTCCCACAAATTATGCAGCCAGtcctgattttgtgtgtgtgtgtgtgttaccaaCCACTGTCACAGGGTTGGGCTCTCATCGAGAGCCTAGAATCACTCTGCAAGGTGGGTGTCATCATTCCCAAGTGACAAAAAAGGAAACCGAGGCTCGGAGAGCTTCCATGAGCAGTTCCCAGGTTACATGGCTGGAGAGTGGTCTAGCCCAGTGGTCCTAACTCTGAAGTATAGGCT
The sequence above is drawn from the Neomonachus schauinslandi chromosome 5, ASM220157v2, whole genome shotgun sequence genome and encodes:
- the SEPTIN12 gene encoding septin-12: MDPMRRSPSPCSSRPSSPRTPPCEMLGYVGIEAVLDQLKIKAMKMGFEFNIMVVGQSGLGKSTMVYTLFKSKMWKSTVPGLGTPTPQTLKLQSVTHVIEEKGVKLKLTVTDTPGFGDQINNDKCWDPILGYINEQYERYLQEEILITRQRHIPDTRVHCCVYFVPPTGHCLRPLDIEFLQRLCRTVNVVPVIARADSLTIEERETFRRRIQHNLRTHCIDVYPQKCFDEDINDRILNSKIRDRIPFAVVGADREHLVNGRCVLGRKTKWGIIEVENMAHCEFPLLRDLLIRSHLQDLKDITHNVHYENYRVCRLNESHLLPRGPGWVNLTQAPAGPPATPRPSKVRHQVQDDSKDNEEY